Proteins from one Cryptomeria japonica chromosome 4, Sugi_1.0, whole genome shotgun sequence genomic window:
- the LOC131061085 gene encoding expansin-A4, whose protein sequence is MDCRLRIILCFVILTWLKQGACYKQKGTYNGWSYAYATPNAPADDSDTIAGACGYGNVQRRSYGSNTAAVSTALFNNGLTCGACFQIRCVDDPQWCLTGSPSVVITTTNFCPPNYALPGDNGGWCNPPRHHFEIAPLAFERIAFWKAGIVPIQYKRVKCQREGGLHFTIEGTYFFFLVVVTNVGSAGDVVGVSVKGSRTGGWVAMSRNWGQIWHSNINLIGQSLSFEVTTSDGRRLTSYAVAPPQWQFGQTFQGRQFL, encoded by the exons ATGGATTGTCGTTTAAGGATCATTCTGTGCTTTGTCATACTGACCTGGTTGAAGCAGGGTGCTTGTTATAAGCAGAAGGGAACTTACAATGGGTGGAGCTATGCCTATGCTACTCCCAATGCACCAGCAGACGACTCTGATACTATTG CGGGAGCATGTGGATATGGAAATGTGCAGAGGCGGAGCTATGGAAGCAACACAGCAGCAGTGAGCACAGCCCTGTTTAACAACGGCCTTACCTGCGGAGCATGCTTCCAGATCCGCTGTGTGGATGACCCACAGTGGTGTCTGACAGGCAGTCCATCGGTGGTCATAACGACCACCAATTTCTGCCCGCCAAACTATGCCCTGCCGGGCGACAATGGTGGGTGGTGCAACCCACCACGCCACCACTTCGAGATAGCACCACTTGCTTTTGAGCGCATTGCCTTTTGGAAGGCTGGCATTGTACCCATCCAATATAAAAG AGTAAAATGCCAGAGAGAAGGCGGACTGCACTTTACTATTGAGGGGACTTACTTTTTCTTCTTGGTGGTGGTTACAAATGTGGGATCAGCAGGGGATGTGGTGGGAGTGAGTGTGAAGGGGTCAAGAACAGGGGGGTGGGTGGCAATGAGCAGGAATTGGGGCCAGATCTGGCACAGCAACATTAATCTGATTGGCCAGTCTCTTTCATTTGAGGTCACCACCAGTGATGGCCGACGCCTCACTTCCTATGCTGTAGCTCCTCCTCAATGGCAGTTTGGCCAGACTTTTCAAGGAAGACAATTTCTATAA